Part of the Leclercia sp. AS011 genome is shown below.
GCGCCCGCGGCACCAGCCGGGTGATCTGCTTCTCGCCGGATCACAGTAAAACCCTGCCGGAACTGAGCGTTGAAGCCCTGACCGAGGTAGTGAAAACCTGGCAGGAACAGACCGCCGAACTGGGGCAGAGCTATCCCTGGGTGCAGGTCTTCGAGAACAAAGGCGCGGCGATGGGCTGCTCCAACCCGCATCCGCACGGCCAGGTGTGGGCCAACAGCTTTATGCCTAACGAAGTGGAGCGGGAAGATCGCCTGCAAAAAGCCTATTTCGCTGAGCATCAGTCGCCGATGCTGCTGGACTATGTTCAGCGCGAGCTGGCCGACGGTAGCCGCACCGTGGTGGAGACCGAACACTGGTTAGCCGTGGTGCCGTACTGGGCGGCGTGGCCGTTCGAAACCCTGCTGCTGCCGAAAGCCCAGGTTCTGCGGATCACCGATCTGAGCGAAGCCCAGCGCAGCGATCTGGCTCTGGCGCTGAAAAAACTGACCAGCCGTTACGACAACCTGTTCCAGTGCTCTTTCCCGTACTCCATGGGCTGGCACGGCGCGCCCTTTAATGGCGAAGAGAATCAACACTGGCAGCTGCACGCCCACTTTTATCCGCCGCTGCTGCGCTCCGCGACCGTACGTAAATTTATGGTCGGCTACGAGATGCTGGCGGAAACCCAGCGTGACCTGACGGCGGAACAGGCCGCAGAGCGTCTGCGTGCCGTGAGTGATGTCCATTTTCGCGAATCCGGAGAATAACAATGAGTCTGAAAGATAAAACCCACGCCCTGTTTGCTGAAAAGTTCGGCTACCCTGCCACTCACGCTATTCAGGCTCCAGGCCGCGTTAACCTGATCGGCGAGCACACCGATTATAACGATGGTTTCGTCCTGCCCTGCGCCATTGATTACCAGACGGTGATCAGCTGCGCGAAACGCGACGACCGCAAAGTGCGCGTACTGGCGGCCGATTACGACAACCAGATCGACGAGTTTTCGCTGGATGCGCCTGTGGTTCAGCACGACAGCCAGCAGTGGTCGAACTACGTTCGCGGCGTGGTGAAACACCTGCAGAAGCGCAATAAAAACTTCGGCGGCGCGGATCTGGTGATCAGCGGCAACGTGCCGCAGGGCGCAGGGCTGAGCTCCTCCGCCTCGCTGGAAGTGGCGGTCGGTACCGTCTTCCAGCAGCTGTATCATCTGCCGTTGGACGGCGCGCAGATCGCTCTTAACGGCCAGGAAGCGGAGAACCAGTTCGTCGGCTGTAACTGCGGCATCATGGATCAGCTGATTTCGGCGCTGGGCAAAAAAGGCCACGCGCTGCTGATCGACTGCCGCTCGCTGGGCACCAAAGCGGTCAGCCTGCCAAAAGGCGCGGCGGTGATCATCATTAACAGTAATTTCAAACGCACTCTGGTGGGCAGCGAGTACAACACCCGCCGCGAACAGTGTGAAACCGGCGCGCGCTTCTTCCAGCAGTCCGCGCTGCGTGACGTCTCGCTCACCGAGTTCAATAAAGTGGCCCACGAGCTGGATCCGGTGGTGGCGAAACGCGTGCGTCACGTCCTGACCGAAAACGCCCGTACCGTGGAAGCGGCAACCGCGCTGGAAAAAGGCGATCTGCGCCGGATGGGCGAGCTGATGGCCGAGTCCCATGCCTCCATGCGCGATGACTTCGAAATCACCGTCCCGCAGATCGACACCCTGGTGGAGATTGTTAAAGCGGCGATTGGCCAACAGGGCGGCGTGCGTATGACCGGGGGCGGCTTCGGCGGCTGCGTAGTGGCGCTGGTGCCGGAGGCGTTAGTCCCGGTAGTTCAGCAAGCGGTTGAGCAGCAGTATGAAGCCAAAACCGGCATCAAAGAGACCTTCTATGTTTGCAACGCCTCACAAGGAGCTGGCCAGTGCTAAACGAAACCCCTGTTCTCGCCCCTGACGGCCTGCCGTACCGCCTGTTAACCCTGCGCAACGGCGCGGGGATGGTGGTGACGCTCATGGACTGGGGCGCTACGCTGCTTTCCGCCCGCGTCCCGATGCGCGACGGCAGCGTGCGTGAGACCCTGCTCGGCTGCGCATCGCCTGAGCAATACCCTGAACAAACCGCGTTCCTTGGCGCGTCGGTGGGCCGTTATGCCAACCGCATCGCCAAAAGCCGCTTTGAGCTGGACGGCGTGGGCTATGCGCTGCTGCCAAGCCAGGGCGAAAACCAGCTGCATGGCGGCCCGGACGGCTTCGACAAGCGTCGCTGGCGCATTGCGCAGCAGAACGATAGCGAAGCGCTGCTGACTCTCCACTCCCCGGATGGCGATCAGGGCTTCCCCGGCAACTGCGAGACGAGCGTCCATTATCGCTTAACGGAAGATAACCGGATCGCCATTACCTACCGCGCCACGGTGGATAAGCCCTGCCCGGTCAACCTGACCAACCACGCTTACTTCAACCTCGACGGCGACTGCAGCGACGTGCGTAACCACAGACTGCAACTTCTGGCCCTGCGCTATCTGCCAGTCGATGAAATGGGGATCCCGCAGGAAGGGTTGAAAGCGGTAGCAGACACCAGCTTTGATTTCCGCACCACCAAAGCGATTGCCCAGGATTTCCTGGCGGATGACGATCAGCGCAAGGTGAAAGGTTACGATCATGCGTTCCTGCTCGATGCTCAGGGCGATCTGAGCCAGCCTGCGGCGCACCTGTGGTCTGCCGATGAAAAGCTGCAGATGACGGTCTACACCACCGCCCCTGCCCTGCAATTCTATTCCGGTAACTTCCTCGACGGCACGCCGGCGCGGGAAGATGGTGAATACCGTGCCTGGCAAGGCCTGGCGCTGGAAAGCGAGTTTCTGCCGGACAGCCCGAACCACGCGGAATGGCCGCAGCCCGACTGCATTCTGCGCCCGGGGGAAGAGTACCTCAGCGTCACGGAATATCAGTTTACTGCGCAATAAAAATTGGCCCTCCCACTGGAGGGCTTTTTTTTGCCCATCTTGCTGAAAATAGCGCCAGTTACGGACAAAATCACAACCCCTCATTCACAAGCATCTTACACTGCGACACTATTTTCGCTATGGTTAGGGTTAAGCGTTGCCCGCGGCTCAACCGCGGCAATATAATGAGAATTGTTATCATTCAAATAATGCTTGTTCTGGAGGAGTAAAATATGGCTGTAACTAAGCTGGTTCTGGTACGTCATGGCGAAAGCCAGTGGAACAACGAAAACCGTTTTACCGGTTGGTATGATGTTGACCTGTCCGAGAAAGGCGTTGGCGAAGCGAAAGCGGCGGGTAAACTGCTGAAAGACGAAGGCTTCAGCTTCGATTTTGCGTATACCTCCGTGCTGAAACGTGCCATCCACACCCTGTGGAACGTGCTGGACGAACTGGATCAGGCCTGGCTGCCGGTTGAGAAATCCTGGAAACTGAACGAGCGTCACTACGGTGCGCTGCAGGGTCTGAACAAAGCAGAAACCGCAGAAAAATACGGTGACGAGCAGGTTAAGCAGTGGCGTCGCGGCTTCGCGGTAACACCACCAGAGCTGACCAAAGATGACGAGCGCTACCCGGGCCACGACCCGCGTTACGCGAAACTGACCGATGCAGAACTGCCACAGACCGAAAGCCTGGCGCTGACCATCGATCGCGTTGTGCCTTACTGGAACGAAACCATCCTGCCACGCCTGAAAAGCGGCGAGCGCGTGATCATCGCGGCTCACGGTAACTCCCTGCGTGCGCTGGTGAAATACCTGGACAACATGGGCGAAGACGAAATCCTCGAACTGAACATCCCAACCGGCGTGCCGCTGGTATACGAGTTCGACGAAAACTTCAAACCAATCAAACACTACTATCTGGGTAACGCTGACGAAATCGCGGCTAAAGCGGCGGCCGTTGCGAACCAGGGTAAAGCCAAGTAATAAAAAAGCCCGGTCGCGATGACCGGGCCTTAGGTTCTGAATGCCGGATGATTATCCGGCATTTTTTTATCCGCGACGGGCTTTCACCGCGTTCGCCAGCTGACGCAGCACCGTTTCGGTATCGTCCCAGCCGATGCAGGCATCGGTGACGCTCTTTCCGTAAACCAGCGGCTCGCTGCCTTCCAGATTCTGATTGCCTTCCACCAGGTGACTTTCAATCATCACCCCGATAATGGCCTTTTCACCGCCGGCAATCTGCTGACAGACATCGGTCCCGACGTCCATCTGCTTTTTGAACTGCTTGCTGGAGTTGGCATGGCTGAAGTCGATCATCACCTGTGCCGCCAGGCCTGCTTTATCCAGACCCGCCT
Proteins encoded:
- the galK gene encoding galactokinase, with the translated sequence MSLKDKTHALFAEKFGYPATHAIQAPGRVNLIGEHTDYNDGFVLPCAIDYQTVISCAKRDDRKVRVLAADYDNQIDEFSLDAPVVQHDSQQWSNYVRGVVKHLQKRNKNFGGADLVISGNVPQGAGLSSSASLEVAVGTVFQQLYHLPLDGAQIALNGQEAENQFVGCNCGIMDQLISALGKKGHALLIDCRSLGTKAVSLPKGAAVIIINSNFKRTLVGSEYNTRREQCETGARFFQQSALRDVSLTEFNKVAHELDPVVAKRVRHVLTENARTVEAATALEKGDLRRMGELMAESHASMRDDFEITVPQIDTLVEIVKAAIGQQGGVRMTGGGFGGCVVALVPEALVPVVQQAVEQQYEAKTGIKETFYVCNASQGAGQC
- the gpmA gene encoding 2,3-diphosphoglycerate-dependent phosphoglycerate mutase, which gives rise to MAVTKLVLVRHGESQWNNENRFTGWYDVDLSEKGVGEAKAAGKLLKDEGFSFDFAYTSVLKRAIHTLWNVLDELDQAWLPVEKSWKLNERHYGALQGLNKAETAEKYGDEQVKQWRRGFAVTPPELTKDDERYPGHDPRYAKLTDAELPQTESLALTIDRVVPYWNETILPRLKSGERVIIAAHGNSLRALVKYLDNMGEDEILELNIPTGVPLVYEFDENFKPIKHYYLGNADEIAAKAAAVANQGKAK
- the galM gene encoding galactose-1-epimerase produces the protein MLNETPVLAPDGLPYRLLTLRNGAGMVVTLMDWGATLLSARVPMRDGSVRETLLGCASPEQYPEQTAFLGASVGRYANRIAKSRFELDGVGYALLPSQGENQLHGGPDGFDKRRWRIAQQNDSEALLTLHSPDGDQGFPGNCETSVHYRLTEDNRIAITYRATVDKPCPVNLTNHAYFNLDGDCSDVRNHRLQLLALRYLPVDEMGIPQEGLKAVADTSFDFRTTKAIAQDFLADDDQRKVKGYDHAFLLDAQGDLSQPAAHLWSADEKLQMTVYTTAPALQFYSGNFLDGTPAREDGEYRAWQGLALESEFLPDSPNHAEWPQPDCILRPGEEYLSVTEYQFTAQ
- the galT gene encoding galactose-1-phosphate uridylyltransferase, whose translation is MTQFNPVDHPHRRFNPLTGQWILVSPHRAKRPWQGAQETPAKQTLPQHDPDCFLCPGNTRVTGDINPDYKGTFVFTNDFAALMTDTPDAPQSDDPLLRCESARGTSRVICFSPDHSKTLPELSVEALTEVVKTWQEQTAELGQSYPWVQVFENKGAAMGCSNPHPHGQVWANSFMPNEVEREDRLQKAYFAEHQSPMLLDYVQRELADGSRTVVETEHWLAVVPYWAAWPFETLLLPKAQVLRITDLSEAQRSDLALALKKLTSRYDNLFQCSFPYSMGWHGAPFNGEENQHWQLHAHFYPPLLRSATVRKFMVGYEMLAETQRDLTAEQAAERLRAVSDVHFRESGE